A region of Natribaculum luteum DNA encodes the following proteins:
- the purM gene encoding phosphoribosylformylglycinamidine cyclo-ligase produces MSDSDDGEGLTYAETGVDIEASEDATAALLEAFGSDLTTEYAGLLDIGDRYLALATDGVGTKLLVAEAIEDFSTIGIDCIAMNVNDLVAAGVEPVAFVDYLAIDEPDDDLTNEIGEGLAVGLEQADLTLLGGETAVMPEVVEGFDLAGTCAGLAGKDEIFEGEAAVGDVLVGFPSNGIHSNGLTLAREAVTRNHEYTDAFPHDDERTIGEELLRPTRIYTDLLEPMHDHGVRAAAHVTGGGFTNLLRMGDRKYVVDDPLPAQPVFEFVQQEGNVSDEEMHRTFNMGTGFVVSLPEDRAEDLVAETDGQVIGRVEEGASVEIRGLSLA; encoded by the coding sequence ATGAGCGACTCTGACGACGGCGAGGGACTCACCTACGCCGAGACCGGGGTGGACATCGAGGCCAGCGAGGATGCGACGGCTGCGCTACTCGAGGCCTTCGGCAGCGATCTGACGACCGAGTACGCCGGCTTGCTCGACATCGGCGACCGCTACCTCGCGCTGGCGACCGACGGCGTCGGGACGAAACTGCTCGTCGCCGAGGCCATCGAGGACTTCTCGACGATCGGCATCGACTGCATCGCGATGAACGTCAACGACCTCGTCGCCGCGGGGGTCGAACCGGTCGCGTTCGTCGACTACCTCGCGATCGACGAACCGGACGACGACCTCACCAACGAGATCGGCGAGGGGCTCGCGGTCGGACTCGAGCAGGCCGACCTCACCCTGCTGGGCGGCGAGACGGCGGTCATGCCGGAGGTCGTCGAGGGGTTCGACCTCGCCGGAACGTGTGCCGGCCTCGCCGGGAAAGACGAGATCTTCGAGGGTGAGGCCGCAGTCGGCGACGTCCTCGTTGGCTTCCCCTCGAACGGCATCCACTCGAACGGGCTGACGCTGGCCCGCGAGGCGGTCACCCGGAACCACGAGTACACCGATGCGTTCCCCCACGACGACGAGCGGACGATCGGCGAGGAACTGTTGCGCCCGACCCGGATCTACACGGATCTGCTCGAGCCGATGCACGACCACGGCGTCCGCGCGGCGGCCCACGTCACCGGCGGCGGCTTCACGAACCTGCTGCGGATGGGCGACCGCAAGTACGTGGTCGACGATCCGCTGCCAGCACAGCCGGTCTTCGAGTTCGTCCAGCAGGAGGGCAACGTCTCCGACGAGGAGATGCACCGCACGTTCAACATGGGCACGGGCTTCGTCGTTTCCCTCCCCGAAGACCGCGCCGAGGACCTCGTCGCCGAGACCGACGGTCAGGTGATCGGCCGCGTCGAGGAGGGCGCGTCCGTCGAGATCCGCGGCCTCTCGCTTGCCTGA